A genomic window from Henningerozyma blattae CBS 6284 chromosome 3, complete genome includes:
- the PUF4 gene encoding Puf4p (similar to Saccharomyces cerevisiae PUF4 (YGL014W); ancestral locus Anc_4.114) yields MTNNIKKLSEDESLPLVDPVVTETINSALNQLHLDDSEDSTPPTPKQLNALNMPSSLGTQAVPSTGTIGSVAGPLGENTMGNGPPSQIFSPLPPQHFQHQMLGMGFMPYSQMMHMPPTPGTFFPSPDFTDPSLNMIPNSNNTENNSPNIFAKMDNKLSPTNLPSQSVWPPTIGSIHEDGLTSGSVSSIINDSNGNKKAPGAATNSFRRQTFHTLPSAELMGISQANGQSSNDQLSIPNPSTRTQSISFDKSDSTFLFSGSASGTTNQASNAPPDQLAPKATTLLNDSKDVKEKENSADISVPKAYAAAYPYGGPLLHPNPILSNPHDSSSNPHGFNVTSQYPGGYGFNGPFPTFSPVMGGPHPPIHGPTPISVSNTSPLTALPSIVDGSNENKNKPAVVTSTNPQLLDPEGRISPSTVPVLNPMQIANPQGSSPPPWLYQGHSFSPMVGHPQGPPPPPHMLNQNGHLLNRNGKFSMHEANRHNPKYPVPTHEGPNGTKNEKYSNYTNNSKNGKYSNNGKNNFNNYPHGYRKVEDNSFYADAELSQFIGNIYSICTDQYGCRFLQKQLDVLGKEAADIIFNETKDHTVELMTDSFGNYLIQKLLERITLEQRIIIANISSPHFVEIALNPHGTRALQKLVECTETDEESNIIVKSLTPSILMLSKDLNGNHVVQKCLQKMPPKHFQFIFDAACKDFIEIATHRHGCCVLQRCLDHGTEEQRHSLCNKLLENIDMLTMDPFGNYVVQYVITKESDDNKYDFTYKIVHLLKPKVIVLSLHKFGSNVVEKLLRTPIVSETVILELLNKESNQEIQTLLNDSYGNYVLQTALAISSNKNPYLYKKLSDIVTPLLVGPIRNTPHGRRILSKLPSGE; encoded by the coding sequence ATGACCAACAATATTAAAAAGCTATCTGAAGATGAATCTTTACCTTTAGTTGATCCAGTTGTTACCGAAACCATTAACTCTGCCCTTAATCAGCTACATTTAGATGATTCTGAAGATTCAACACCACCTACCCCAAAGCAATTAAACGCTCTCAACATGCCATCATCATTGGGTACTCAAGCTGTACCATCAACTGGTACTATTGGTTCTGTGGCTGGACCATTAGGCGAAAATACTATGGGAAATGGACCACCTTCGCAAATATTTTCACCACTACCACCTCAACACTTCCAACATCAAATGTTAGGTATGGGTTTTATGCCTTATTCCCAAATGATGCATATGCCACCAACTCCAGGTACTTTTTTTCCATCTCCAGATTTTACTGATCCTTCATTAAATATGAttccaaattcaaataatacagaaaataatagtCCAAACATTTTTGCTAAAATGGATAACAAACTAAGCCCAACGAATTTACCATCCCAATCAGTTTGGCCTCCAACTATAGGGAGCATTCACGAAGATGGATTGACGTCAGGTTCTGTCTCATCTATCattaatgattcaaatggaaataaaaaagcCCCAGGTGCTGCAACTAATTCTTTTAGAAGACAAACGTTTCATACTTTGCCATCTGCTGAATTGATGGGAATTTCTCAGGCTAATGGTCAATCTTCAAATGACCAACTTTCTATTCCAAATCCCTCTACTAGAACACAATCTATCtcttttgataaatctGATAGTACTTTCTTATTCTCTGGAAGTGCTAGTGGAACAACTAATCAAGCTTCTAATGCTCCACCTGATCAATTGGCTCCTAAAGCAACTACTCTACTGAATGACTCTAAAGATGTtaaggaaaaagaaaattctGCAGATATTTCAGTGCCAAAAGCATACGCAGCTGCTTATCCATATGGGGGACCTTTATTACACCCCAATCCAATCTTATCTAATCCCCATGATTCATCTTCAAACCCTCATGGATTCAATGTAACCTCTCAATATCCAGGTGGTTATGGTTTTAATGGGCCATTCCCAACATTTTCACCAGTTATGGGAGGGCCTCACCCTCCAATTCATGGTCCTACTCCAATATCAGTTTCAAATACTTCACCACTGACTGCTTTACCTTCAATTGTTGATGGAtccaatgaaaataaaaataaacctGCTGTAGTGACTTCTACAAATCCTCAATTATTAGATCCAGAGGGAAGAATTAGTCCATCTACTGTCCCAGTCTTGAATCCAATGCAAATTGCTAATCCGCAAGGATCATCTCCACCTCCTTGGTTATACCAAGGCCATTCTTTCAGCCCTATGGTAGGTCATCCTCAAGGTCCTCCTCCCCCGCCACATATGTTGAATCAAAATGGacatcttttaaatagaaatggaaaattttcaatGCATGAAGCTAATCGTCATAATCCAAAATATCCAGTTCCAACTCATGAAGGGCCAAATGGCactaaaaatgaaaaatacaGTAACTAcacaaataatagtaaaaatGGTAAATATTCTAACAACGGcaaaaacaattttaataattatccTCACGGCTATCGTAAAGTTGAAGATAATTCATTTTATGCTGATGCAGAGTTAAGTCAATTTATTGgtaatatttattcaatttgtACTGATCAATATGGCTGTCGTTTCTTACAAAAACAATTAGATGTTCTTGGTAAAGAAGCTgctgatattatttttaatgaaacaaaGGATCACACTGTAGAATTAATGACAGATTCTTTTGgtaattatttgattcaGAAATTGTTGGAAAGAATTACTTTAGAGCAAAGAATAATCATtgcaaatatttcatcacCTCACTTTGTTGAAATTGCTTTAAATCCTCATGGTACAAGAGCATTGCAAAAATTGGTCGAATGCACAGAAACAGACGAAGAATCCAACATTATTGTTAAGTCATTAACACCATCAATCTTAATGCTAAgtaaagatttaaatgGTAATCACGTAGTACAAAAATGTTTACAAAAAATGCCACCAAAGCATTtccaatttatttttgatgCAGCATGTAAAGATTTCATTGAGATTGCGACTCATAGGCATGGTTGTTGTGTTTTGCAACGTTGTTTAGATCACGGTACTGAGGAACAACGCCATTCCTTATGCAATAAgctattagaaaatattgatatgcTCACTATGGATCCATTTGGTAATTATGTTGTTCAGTATGTTATCACTAAGGAATCTGACGATAACAAATATGATTTCACTTACAAGATTGTCCATCTATTGAAACCAAAGGTTATTGTTTTATCTTTACACAAATTTGGTTCTAATgttgttgaaaaattattaagaaCTCCAATTGTTTCTGAGACTGTTATCTTGGAATTGCTAAACAAGGAGAGTAATCAAGAAATCcaaacattattaaatgatagTTACGGTAATTATGTTTTACAAACTGCACTGGCTATTTCGTCGAACAAAAATCCATACTTGTATAAAAAATTGTCTGATATTGTTACTCCATTACTTGTTGGACCTATTAGAAATACTCCTCACGGTAGAAGGATTTTAAGCAAGCTTCCATCAGGTGAGTAA